The Streptomyces tendae genome has a window encoding:
- a CDS encoding GNAT family N-acetyltransferase — protein sequence MSRDMSDVTNDRDGGRAAARWNPMARAARCGEAFHAWWARRHGHAPPAHDTGDAPPLPEPTVVESVLWRMRTTVRDEPGALAALCTALAERRIDILSLQTHPLGAHTVDEFLLRAPAGADLVAAVTAGGGADTWAERADAHDLVDGPTRMLGLAARTATDAAELPLALRQLLGRCTIRSQPAGRATAGAVPPEGSLEDTVIRLRDPEGGVITVERPYLPFTPTEFARARALVELDARLGPRMPRGRDVLTLPEGGDISVRRADTADLEAARAMHERCSTETLRRRYHGPVGDASRYLSHLLSPRFGRTLAAQTASGRIVALGHLLWDGDETEVALIVEDAWQRRGVGAELLSRLVGMAVEAGCAHVYAVTQASNTGMVAAMRGLGLPLDYQVEEGTLVITARLTPAPAARPTPEPGERVTRS from the coding sequence ATGAGTCGAGACATGTCTGATGTGACGAACGACCGTGACGGAGGGCGCGCGGCGGCCCGCTGGAACCCGATGGCCCGCGCCGCGCGGTGCGGGGAGGCGTTCCACGCATGGTGGGCACGCCGCCACGGCCACGCGCCGCCGGCGCACGATACCGGCGACGCCCCGCCGTTGCCCGAGCCGACGGTGGTCGAGAGCGTGCTGTGGCGGATGCGGACGACGGTGCGGGACGAACCGGGTGCGCTGGCGGCCCTGTGCACGGCGCTGGCCGAGCGGCGGATCGACATCCTGAGCCTGCAGACGCACCCGCTGGGCGCGCACACCGTCGACGAGTTCCTGCTGCGGGCACCGGCCGGTGCGGACCTCGTCGCCGCGGTGACGGCGGGCGGGGGCGCGGACACCTGGGCCGAGCGGGCCGACGCGCACGACCTGGTGGACGGACCGACCCGGATGCTCGGCCTGGCCGCCCGCACCGCGACGGACGCTGCGGAACTGCCGCTCGCGCTGCGGCAGTTGCTGGGGCGCTGCACCATCCGTTCGCAGCCCGCCGGTCGCGCGACGGCCGGCGCGGTCCCGCCGGAGGGCTCGCTGGAGGACACCGTGATCCGGCTGCGCGACCCGGAGGGCGGTGTGATCACCGTGGAGCGCCCCTATCTGCCCTTCACCCCGACGGAGTTCGCCCGCGCCCGGGCCCTGGTGGAGCTGGACGCCCGGCTCGGACCGCGGATGCCGCGCGGCCGTGACGTGCTGACGCTGCCCGAGGGCGGTGACATCTCCGTGCGCCGGGCGGACACCGCCGACCTGGAGGCCGCGCGGGCGATGCACGAGCGGTGCTCCACCGAGACGCTGCGCCGCCGCTACCACGGGCCCGTCGGGGACGCGAGCCGCTACCTCAGCCACCTGCTCAGCCCGCGCTTCGGCCGCACCCTCGCCGCGCAGACCGCGTCGGGCCGCATCGTCGCCCTCGGCCACCTGCTGTGGGACGGCGACGAGACCGAGGTCGCGCTGATCGTCGAGGACGCATGGCAGCGACGGGGCGTCGGCGCCGAACTGCTCTCCCGCCTCGTGGGGATGGCGGTCGAGGCGGGCTGCGCCCACGTGTACGCCGTGACCCAGGCCTCCAACACCGGCATGGTCGCCGCGATGCGCGGCCTGGGCCTCCCGCTCGACTACCAGGTCGAGGAGGGCACCCTGGTGATCACCGCCCGCCTGACCCCGGCCCCGGCGGCGCGCCCCACGCCGGAACCCGGCGAACGGGTCACCCGGTCCTGA